The Plodia interpunctella isolate USDA-ARS_2022_Savannah chromosome 8, ilPloInte3.2, whole genome shotgun sequence genome window below encodes:
- the Oct-TyrR gene encoding octopamine receptor, protein MGQTSTHVVKNYTTVNYSDIYDVIETDKDVCAVADDPKFPSSFGITLAVPEWEAICTAIVLTLIIISTIVGNILVILSVFTYKPLRIVQNFFIVSLAVADLTVAVLVLPLNVAYSILGQWVFGIYVCKMWLTCDIMCCTSSILNLCAIALDRYWAITDPINYAQKRTLERVLLMIGIVWVLSLVISSPPLLGWNDWPDVFEPDTPCRLTSQPGFVIFSSSGSFYIPLVIMTVVYFEIYLATKKRLRDRAKATKISTISSGQNRYTAKDNDHHDQDSVSSEANHNEHQGDGEKKKRIRKLTPKKKAKKRYWSKDDKSHNKLIIPILSNENSVTDTAENLENRNTSSESNSKETHEDELLPANEPKPPKRAKPSQQNTVYQFIEEKQRISLTRERRAARTLGIIMGVFVVCWLPFFVIYLVIPFCASCCLSNKFINFITWLGYINSALNPLIYTIFNMDFRRAFKKLLCIKP, encoded by the coding sequence ATGGGCCAGACGTCTACTCACGTTGTCAAAAACTACACTACAGTAAATTACAGCGATATATACGATGTAATCGAGACCGATAAGGACGTTTGTGCAGTCGCAGATGACCCTAAGTTCCCGAGTAGCTTCGGCATTACTCTGGCCGTCCCGGAATGGGAGGCCATTTGCACGGCCATAGTCCTCACTCTCATAATTATATCGACGATAGTTGGCAACATCTTAGTCATCTTGAGCGTCTTCACGTACAAACCTTTGAGGATCGTTCAAAACTTCTTCATAGTTTCTCTTGCAGTCGCAGACTTGACAGTAGCGGTACTTGTTCTGCCCCTTAATGTCGCTTACTCGATCCTCGGACAATGGGTGTTCGGAATATATGTTTGCAAAATGTGGCTGACATGCGATATAATGTGCTGTACATCATCAATCTTAAACCTGTGCGCGATTGCTCTCGACAGGTACTGGGCCATTACAGATCCTATAAATTACGCACAAAAGAGGACTTTGGAAAGGGTTCTGCTAATGATCGGAATAGTGTGGGTTCTCTCTTTAGTCATTAGCTCACCTCCCTTGCTAGGATGGAACGATTGGCCCGATGTATTCGAACCGGACACCCCCTGCCGATTGACCTCGCAGCCAGGCTTTGTCATATTCTCTTCCTCTGGATCGTTTTATATCCCTCTAGTTATTATGACTGTAGTATACTTCGAAATATACTTGGCAACTAAAAAAAGACTGAGAGATCGCGCCAAGGCAACAAAAATCAGCACAATTTCTTCTGGCCAGAACAGGTACACTGCAAAAGATAACGATCATCACGACCAAGATTCAGTGAGTTCAGAAGCTAACCACAACGAGCATCAAGGTGACggtgaaaagaaaaaacgaaTTAGGAAGTTAACTCCTAAGAAGAAAGCTAAAAAGCGATACTGGAGCAAGGACGACAAGTCgcacaacaaattaattattccaaTTTTATCCAATGAAAATTCTGTCACCGATACTGCAGAGAATTTAGAAAATAGGAATACATCATCTGAAAGTAATTCGAAAGAAACACACGAGGACGAATTGTTGCCAGCAAACGAGCCTAAACCTCCAaagcgagcgaagccgagtcAACAAAACACTGTTTACCAATTCATCGAGGAGAAACAGCGCATCTCGTTAACGCGGGAGCGACGCGCTGCCAGGACTCTTGGCATCATAATGGGGGTGTTCGTAGTGTGTTGGCTGCCCTTCTTCGTGATCTATCTCGTCATTCCATTCTGCGCAAGCTGCTGTTTATCCAACAAGTTCATAAACTTCATAACCTGGCTCGGATATATCAATTCCGCCTTGAACCCTCTAATctacacaattttcaatatggATTTCAGAAGGGCATTCAAAAAACTACTGTGTATAAAGCCGTGA